A genomic segment from Glycine soja cultivar W05 chromosome 20, ASM419377v2, whole genome shotgun sequence encodes:
- the LOC114403608 gene encoding uncharacterized protein LOC114403608 isoform X3 produces MPPEPLPWDRKDFFKERKHERSESLGSVARWRDSSHHRDFNRWGSAEFRRPPGHGKQGGWHLFSEESGHGYAISRSSSDKMLEDDSRPSFSRGDGKYGRSSRENRGGPFGQRDWRGHSWEPSNGSISFPRRQQDVNNDHRSIDDALAYSPHPHSDFGNAWDQHHLKDQHDKMGGVNDFGAGPRCDRENSLGDWKPLKWTRSGSLSSRGSGFSHSSSSRSMGGADSHEAKAELLPKSVAVNESHSGEAAACATSSVPSEDTTSRKKPRLGWGEGLAKYEKKKVEVPEASANKDGPVLSTSNTEPCNLLSPSLVDKSPKVIGFSECASPATPSSVACSSSPAGMDDKLFGKTANVDNDVSNLTGSPAPVSENHFARFSFNLEKFDIDSLNNLGSSIIELVQSDDPTSLDSGPMRSNAINKLLIWKADISKVLEMTESEIDLLENELKSLKSESGETCPCSCPVALGSQMVGGDEKYGEEHVGVSDQVIRPLPLKVVDDPNTEKMPLSTNLHSIHENGKEEDIDSPGTATSKFVEPLPLIKAVSCDTRGYDNFSRDLDAVQSTAVKCLVPCTTRKEASVSTFVDGNTSMALKDSMDILYKTIISSNKESANRASEVFDKLLPKDCCKIEKMEASSDTCTHTFIMEKFAEKKRFARFKERVIALKFRALHHLWKEDMRLLSIRKCRPKSHKKNELSVRSTCNGIQKNRLSIRSRFPFPGNQLSLVPTSEIINFTSKLLSESQVKVQSNTLKMPALILDEKEKMISKFVSSNGLVEDPLAIEKERAMINPWTPEEREVFLEKFAAFGKDFRKIASFLDHKTAADCVEFYYKNHKSDCFEKIKKQDGCKLGKSYSAKTDLIASGKKWNRELSASSLDILSAASLMADGIAGNKKLRTGSSLLGGYGKVKTSRGEDFIEKSSSFDILGDERETAAAADVLAGICGSLSSEAMSSCITSSVDPVEGNRDRKFLKVNPLCKPPMTPDVTQDVDDETCSDESCGEMDPTDWTDDEKTAFLQAVSSFGKDFAKIARCVGTRSQEQCKVFFSKGRKCLGLDLMRPIPENVGSPVNDDANGGESDTDDACVVETGSVVGTDKSGTKTDEDLPLYGTNTYHDESHPVEARNLSAELNESKEIIGTEVDLEDANVTSGAYQINIDSEQGCDGSEVFLCVSNKSGSVGEQAGIIMSDSTEVGKDKANKLGGAATELISAPDSSEPCESNSVAEDRMVVSEVSSGGLGNELERYRVSATLCVDDRDNKYEADSGVIVDLKSSVHDLSTMVNSSLSSLGTSCSGLSFCSENKHVPLGKPHVSALSMDDLLATSNSLLQNTVAVDVQCEKTASQDQMSSTCDIQGGRDMHCQNSISNAGHQLPITGNLSDHVDAVSILQGYPFQVPLKKEMNGDMNCSSSATELPFLPHKIEQDDDHIKTFQSSDSDKTSRNGDVKLFGKILTNPSTTQKPNVGAKGSEENGTHHPKLSSKSSNLKFTGHHSADGNLKILKFDHNDYVGLENVLENVPMRSYGYWDGNRIQTGLSTLPDSAILLAKYPAAFSNYPTSSAKLEQPSLQTYSKNNERLLNGAPTLTTTRDINGSNAVIDYQVFRRDGPKVQPFMVDVKHCQDVFSEMQRRNGFEAISSLQQQSRGVMGMNGVGRPGILVGGSCSGVSDPVAAIKMHYSNSDKYGGQTGSIAREDESWGGKGD; encoded by the exons ATGCCGCCTGAACCATTGCCTTGGGATCGAAAGGACTTCTTCAAGGAGAGGAAGCACGAGAGGTCCGAGTCGCTTGGGTCTGTCGCCAGATGGAGGGATTCCTCGCACCACCGCGACTTCAACCGCTGGGGATCCGCCGAGTTTCGCCGACCGCCAG GTCATGGTAAGCAGGGTGGTTGGCACCTGTTTTCCGAGGAATCTGGTCATGGGTATGCGATTTCTCGGTCCAGCAGCGACAAGATGCTGGAAGATGATAGTCGGCCGTCGTTCTCGCGGGGTGATGGGAAGTATGGCAGGAGCAGTAGGGAAAATAGAGGAGGGCCCTTTGGTCAGAGAGATTGGCGAGGGCATTCATGGGAGCCCAGCAATGGTTCTATTAGTTTTCCCAGGAGGCAGCAGGATGTGAACAATGACCATAGGTCAATAGATGATGCCCTAGCGTATTCCCCTCATCCACATTCTGATTTCGGGAACGCTTGGGATCAGCACCACTTGAAAGACCAGCATGATAAGATGGGTGGTGTCAATGATTTCGGAGCTGGCCCAAGATGTGATAGAGAGAACTCTCTGGGTGACTGGAAGCCACTTAAATGGACCCGCTCTGGAAGTTTGTCATCTCGAGGCTCAGGTTTTAGCCACTCAAGTAGCTCAAGGAGCATGGGAGGAGCAGATTCCCATGAAGCGAAGGCCGAGTTGCTACCCAAAAGTGTGGCTGTTAATGAGTCGCATTCAGGGGAAGCAGCTGCTTGTGCCACATCTTCTGTGCCATCTGAGGATACAACTTCTAGAAAAAAGCCTAGGCTGGGTTGGGGGGAGGGACTTGCAAAGTATGAGAAGAAGAAAGTCGAGGTGCCTGAAGCAAGTGCAAACAAAGATGGTCCTGTCTTGTCTACTAGCAACACAGAACCTTGTAATCTCCTCAGTCCCAGCTTAGTTGATAAAAGCCCAAAAGTTATAGGATTCTCAGAATGTGCATCTCCTGCAACTCCATCTTCTGTTGCCTGCAGTTCCTCACCTG CAGGTATGGATGATAAATTATTTGGGAAGACCGCAAATGTGGACAATGATGTTAGTAATTTGACTGGTTCACCTGCTCCTGTgtctgaaaatcattttgcgAGGTTTTCTTTTAACTTAGAGAAATTTGATATCGACTCCTTGAATAATTTGGGTTCTTCAATTATTGAGTTGGTACAATCTGATGATCCAACTTCTCTGGATTCTGGTCCAATGAGGTCCAATGCAATTAACAAGTTACTGATATGGAAAGCTGACATTTCAAAGGTGTTGGAGATGACTGAATCTGAAATAGATTTACTTGAAAATGAACTGAAGTCACTAAAATCTGAATCTGGGGAAACATGCCCTTGTTCATGTCCAGTAGCCTTGGGCTCCCAGATGGTAGGTGGTGATGAAAAATACGGTGAAGAACATGTTGGAGTCTCTGATCAGGTCATCCGGCCATTACCGCTGAAAGTTGTTGATGATCCCAATACGGAGAAGATGCCCCTTTCAACTAACTTACATAGTATTCATGAAAATGGCAAGGAAGAGGACATTGATAGTCCTGGGACAGCTACTTCTAAATTTGTTGAGCCTTTGCCTTTAATTAAAGCAGTTTCTTGTGATACCAGGGGATATGATAACTTCTCCAGGGACTTGGATGCTGTTCAGTCTACAGCTGTGAAATGCCTAGTTCCCTGTACTACTAGGAAAGAAGCTAGTGTGTCTACTTTTGTTGATGGCAATACTTCTATGGCGCTAAAGGATAGCAtggatattttatataaaacaattatttcttCCAATAAAGAATCCGCCAACAGAGCTAGTGAGGTATTTGATAAGTTATTGCCCAAAGATTGTTGCAAGATTGAGAAGATGGAGGCAAGCAGTGACACATGCACTCATACCTTCATCATGGAAAAATTTGCTGAGAAAAAGCGGTTTGCAAGATTTAAGGAGAGAGTTATTGCACTTAAGTTCAGAGCCTTGCATCACCTATGGAAAGAAGATATGCGCTTACTGTCTATCAGGAAATGCCGACCAAAatctcacaaaaaaaatgaactaagtGTGCGATCTACCTGTAATGGTATCCAGAAGAATCGATTGTCCATTCGATCACGTTTTCCCTTTCCTG GAAATCAACTAAGCTTGGTTCCAACATCagagataattaattttacaagcAAACTGCTTTCAGAATCCCAAGTTAAAGTGCAGAGTAACACCCTGAAAATGCCGGCATTAATTTTGGATGAAAAAGAGAAGATGATTTCCAAGTTTGTATCCAGTAATGGGCTGGTTGAAGATCCCTTGGCTATTGAGAAAGAAAGGGCTATGATCAATCCTTGGACCCCAGAAGAGAGAGAAGTTTTCTTGGAGAAATTTGCTGCCTTTGGAAAAGATTTTCGGAAAATTGCTTCTTTTCTTGACCACAAGACAGCGGCTGACTGTGTTGAATTCTACTacaaaaatcataaatctgATTGTTTTGAGAAAATTAAGAAGCAAGATGGTTGTAAGCTTGGGAAGTCATATTCAGCAAAAACTGACTTGATTGCATCAGGTAAAAAATGGAACCGTGAATTGAGTGCTTCTTCGCTTGATATTTTGAGTGCAGCATCATTGATGGCAGATGGCATTGCAGGTAACAAAAAATTGCGTACAGGAAGCTCACTTTTGGGTGGATATGGTAAAGTGAAGACATCAAGGGGTGAGGACTTCATAGAGAAATCAAGTAGTTTTGACATTCTTGGGGATGAAAGAGAAACTGCTGCTGCAGCTGATGTATTGGCTGGTATATGTGGTTCTCTTTCATCCGAGGCTATGAGTTCCTGCATAACAAGTTCAGTTGATCCTGTAGAAGGTAACAGGGATAGGAAGTTCCTGAAAGTAAACCCTTTATGCAAACCACCCATGACACCTGATGTTACTCAAGATGTTGATGATGAGACTTGCTCAGATGAGAGCTGTGGTGAAATGGATCCTACAGATTGGACTGATGATGAGAAGACTGCTTTTCTTCAGGCTGTATCATCCTTTGGGAAGGATTTTGCCAAGATAGCACGGTGTGTTGGGACAAGGTCCCAAGAACAGTGCAAAGTTTTCTTTAGCAAGGGCCGGAAATGCCTTGGATTAGATCTCATGCGCCCAATACCTGAGAATGTTGGATCCCCGGTTAATGATGATGCAAATGGGGGTGAGAGTGACACAGATGATGCATGTGTTGTTGAGACAGGCTCGGTGGTTGGAACTGATAAGTCAGGCACTAAAACAGATGAGGACCTGCCTTTGTATGGCACAAACACATACCATGATGAATCCCATCCTGTGGAAGCTAGGAACCTGTCAGCTGAATTAAATGAATCAAAGGAAATTATTGGGACAGAAGTAGATCTTGAAGATGCAAATGTCACTTCTGGTGCTTATCAAATCAATATTGATTCTGAACAGGGCTGTGATGGTAGTGAAGTTTTCTTGTGTGTTTCTAACAAGTCTGGATCTGTTGGTGAACAAGCAGGTATAATTATGTCAGATAGCACAGAAGTTGGAAAAGATAAAGCAAATAAATTGGGAGGTGCAGCTACAGAATTAATTTCTGCTCCAGATTCAAGTGAACCATGCGAGAGTAATTCTGTTGCTGAGGATAGAATGGTCGTTTCCGAGGTTTCTTCTGGTGGTCTTGGAAATGAATTGGAGAGGTATAGAGTGTCTGCTACCCTATGTGTTGATGATAGAGATAATAAATATGAAGCTGATTCAGGTGTTATAGTTGATTTGAAAAGCTCTGTGCATGATTTAAGCACTATGGTAAATTCTTCACTCTCATCTTTGGGCACTTCTTGTTCAGGATTGagtttttgttctgaaaataagCATGTGCCCCTTGGAAAGCCTCATGTCTCTGCATTGTCTATGGACGATCTTCTTGCAACTTCAAACTCATTGTTGCAAAATACAGTTGCTGTTGATGTTCAATGTGAGAAAACAGCTAGCCAAGATCAAATGTCCTCTACTTGTGATATTCAGGGAGGTAGAGATATGCACTGTCAGAATTCCATTAGCAATGCTGGCCATCAGCTCCCTATTACTGGGAATTTATCAGACCATGTTGATGCTGTTAGCATTCTCCAGGGATATCCCTTTCAAGTTCCTttgaagaaagaaatgaatGGCGATATGAATTGCAGCAGTTCAGCAACTGAATTGCCTTTTCTGCCCCATAAGATTGAACAGGATGATGATCATATCAAAACATTCCAGTCGTCAGATTCAGATAAAACATCCAGAAATGGTGATGTGAAACTGTTTGGGAAGATACTAACCAATCCTTCAACCACACAGAAACCTAATGTGGGTGCTAAAGGGAGTGAAGAAAATGGCACCCATCATCCTAAGTTAAGCAGCAAGTCTTCTAATCTGAAATTTACTGGCCATCATAGTGCTGAtggaaatttgaaaattttgaagtttGACCATAATGATTATGTTGGCCTTGAAAATGTTCTTGAAAATGTTCCCATGAGGAGTTATGGTTATTGGGATGGGAACCGAATACAGACTGGTCTCTCGACATTGCCTGATTCTGCCATCTTGCTAGCAAAGTATCCTGCTGCCTTCAGTAATTATCCCACATCTTCTGCCAAATTGGAGCAACCATCATTGCAGACATATTCCAAGAATAATGAACGGCTCCTGAATGGTGCACCCACTTTGACGACAACTAGAGACATCAATGGCAGCAATGCTGTGATTGATTATCAGGTGTTTAGAAGGGATGGTCCAAAAGTGCAACCATTTATGGTAGATGTCAAGCACTGCCAAGATGTATTCTCTGAGATGCAGAGAAGAAATGGATTCGAAGCAATCTCAAGTTTACAGCAGCAGAGCAGGGGAGTGATGGGAATGAATGGTGTTGGAAGACCGGGGATTCTTGTGGGAGGATCGTGCAGTGGGGTCTCAGATCCTGTGGCTGCAATCAAAATGCATTATTCCAATTCTGACAAGTATGGTGGTCAGACTGGGAGTATTGCAAGAGAGGATGAATCATGGGGAGGGAAAGGGGATTGA
- the LOC114403608 gene encoding uncharacterized protein LOC114403608 isoform X4: protein MPPEPLPWDRKDFFKERKHERSESLGSVARWRDSSHHRDFNRWGSAEFRRPPGHGKQGGWHLFSEESGHGYAISRSSSDKMLEDDSRPSFSRGDGKYGRSSRENRGGPFGQRDWRGHSWEPSNGSISFPRRQQDVNNDHRSIDDALAYSPHPHSDFGNAWDQHHLKDQHDKMGGVNDFGAGPRCDRENSLGDWKPLKWTRSGSLSSRGSGFSHSSSSRSMGGADSHEAKAELLPKSVAVNESHSGEAAACATSSVPSEDTTSRKKPRLGWGEGLAKYEKKKVEVPEASANKDGPVLSTSNTEPCNLLSPSLVDKSPKVIGFSECASPATPSSVACSSSPAGMDDKLFGKTANVDNDVSNLTGSPAPVSENHFARFSFNLEKFDIDSLNNLGSSIIELVQSDDPTSLDSGPMRSNAINKLLIWKADISKVLEMTESEIDLLENELKSLKSESGETCPCSCPVALGSQMVGGDEKYGEEHVGVSDQVIRPLPLKVVDDPNTEKMPLSTNLHSIHENGKEEDIDSPGTATSKFVEPLPLIKAVSCDTRGYDNFSRDLDAVQSTAVKCLVPCTTRKEASVSTFVDGNTSMALKDSMDILYKTIISSNKESANRASEVFDKLLPKDCCKIEKMEASSDTCTHTFIMEKFAEKKRFARFKERVIALKFRALHHLWKEDMRLLSIRKCRPKSHKKNELSVRSTCNGIQKNRLSIRSRFPFPAGNQLSLVPTSEIINFTSKLLSESQVKVQSNTLKMPALILDEKEKMISKFVSSNGLVEDPLAIEKERAMINPWTPEEREVFLEKFAAFGKDFRKIASFLDHKTAADCVEFYYKNHKSDCFEKIKKQDGCKLGKSYSAKTDLIASGNKKLRTGSSLLGGYGKVKTSRGEDFIEKSSSFDILGDERETAAAADVLAGICGSLSSEAMSSCITSSVDPVEGNRDRKFLKVNPLCKPPMTPDVTQDVDDETCSDESCGEMDPTDWTDDEKTAFLQAVSSFGKDFAKIARCVGTRSQEQCKVFFSKGRKCLGLDLMRPIPENVGSPVNDDANGGESDTDDACVVETGSVVGTDKSGTKTDEDLPLYGTNTYHDESHPVEARNLSAELNESKEIIGTEVDLEDANVTSGAYQINIDSEQGCDGSEVFLCVSNKSGSVGEQAGIIMSDSTEVGKDKANKLGGAATELISAPDSSEPCESNSVAEDRMVVSEVSSGGLGNELERYRVSATLCVDDRDNKYEADSGVIVDLKSSVHDLSTMVNSSLSSLGTSCSGLSFCSENKHVPLGKPHVSALSMDDLLATSNSLLQNTVAVDVQCEKTASQDQMSSTCDIQGGRDMHCQNSISNAGHQLPITGNLSDHVDAVSILQGYPFQVPLKKEMNGDMNCSSSATELPFLPHKIEQDDDHIKTFQSSDSDKTSRNGDVKLFGKILTNPSTTQKPNVGAKGSEENGTHHPKLSSKSSNLKFTGHHSADGNLKILKFDHNDYVGLENVLENVPMRSYGYWDGNRIQTGLSTLPDSAILLAKYPAAFSNYPTSSAKLEQPSLQTYSKNNERLLNGAPTLTTTRDINGSNAVIDYQVFRRDGPKVQPFMVDVKHCQDVFSEMQRRNGFEAISSLQQQSRGVMGMNGVGRPGILVGGSCSGVSDPVAAIKMHYSNSDKYGGQTGSIAREDESWGGKGD from the exons ATGCCGCCTGAACCATTGCCTTGGGATCGAAAGGACTTCTTCAAGGAGAGGAAGCACGAGAGGTCCGAGTCGCTTGGGTCTGTCGCCAGATGGAGGGATTCCTCGCACCACCGCGACTTCAACCGCTGGGGATCCGCCGAGTTTCGCCGACCGCCAG GTCATGGTAAGCAGGGTGGTTGGCACCTGTTTTCCGAGGAATCTGGTCATGGGTATGCGATTTCTCGGTCCAGCAGCGACAAGATGCTGGAAGATGATAGTCGGCCGTCGTTCTCGCGGGGTGATGGGAAGTATGGCAGGAGCAGTAGGGAAAATAGAGGAGGGCCCTTTGGTCAGAGAGATTGGCGAGGGCATTCATGGGAGCCCAGCAATGGTTCTATTAGTTTTCCCAGGAGGCAGCAGGATGTGAACAATGACCATAGGTCAATAGATGATGCCCTAGCGTATTCCCCTCATCCACATTCTGATTTCGGGAACGCTTGGGATCAGCACCACTTGAAAGACCAGCATGATAAGATGGGTGGTGTCAATGATTTCGGAGCTGGCCCAAGATGTGATAGAGAGAACTCTCTGGGTGACTGGAAGCCACTTAAATGGACCCGCTCTGGAAGTTTGTCATCTCGAGGCTCAGGTTTTAGCCACTCAAGTAGCTCAAGGAGCATGGGAGGAGCAGATTCCCATGAAGCGAAGGCCGAGTTGCTACCCAAAAGTGTGGCTGTTAATGAGTCGCATTCAGGGGAAGCAGCTGCTTGTGCCACATCTTCTGTGCCATCTGAGGATACAACTTCTAGAAAAAAGCCTAGGCTGGGTTGGGGGGAGGGACTTGCAAAGTATGAGAAGAAGAAAGTCGAGGTGCCTGAAGCAAGTGCAAACAAAGATGGTCCTGTCTTGTCTACTAGCAACACAGAACCTTGTAATCTCCTCAGTCCCAGCTTAGTTGATAAAAGCCCAAAAGTTATAGGATTCTCAGAATGTGCATCTCCTGCAACTCCATCTTCTGTTGCCTGCAGTTCCTCACCTG CAGGTATGGATGATAAATTATTTGGGAAGACCGCAAATGTGGACAATGATGTTAGTAATTTGACTGGTTCACCTGCTCCTGTgtctgaaaatcattttgcgAGGTTTTCTTTTAACTTAGAGAAATTTGATATCGACTCCTTGAATAATTTGGGTTCTTCAATTATTGAGTTGGTACAATCTGATGATCCAACTTCTCTGGATTCTGGTCCAATGAGGTCCAATGCAATTAACAAGTTACTGATATGGAAAGCTGACATTTCAAAGGTGTTGGAGATGACTGAATCTGAAATAGATTTACTTGAAAATGAACTGAAGTCACTAAAATCTGAATCTGGGGAAACATGCCCTTGTTCATGTCCAGTAGCCTTGGGCTCCCAGATGGTAGGTGGTGATGAAAAATACGGTGAAGAACATGTTGGAGTCTCTGATCAGGTCATCCGGCCATTACCGCTGAAAGTTGTTGATGATCCCAATACGGAGAAGATGCCCCTTTCAACTAACTTACATAGTATTCATGAAAATGGCAAGGAAGAGGACATTGATAGTCCTGGGACAGCTACTTCTAAATTTGTTGAGCCTTTGCCTTTAATTAAAGCAGTTTCTTGTGATACCAGGGGATATGATAACTTCTCCAGGGACTTGGATGCTGTTCAGTCTACAGCTGTGAAATGCCTAGTTCCCTGTACTACTAGGAAAGAAGCTAGTGTGTCTACTTTTGTTGATGGCAATACTTCTATGGCGCTAAAGGATAGCAtggatattttatataaaacaattatttcttCCAATAAAGAATCCGCCAACAGAGCTAGTGAGGTATTTGATAAGTTATTGCCCAAAGATTGTTGCAAGATTGAGAAGATGGAGGCAAGCAGTGACACATGCACTCATACCTTCATCATGGAAAAATTTGCTGAGAAAAAGCGGTTTGCAAGATTTAAGGAGAGAGTTATTGCACTTAAGTTCAGAGCCTTGCATCACCTATGGAAAGAAGATATGCGCTTACTGTCTATCAGGAAATGCCGACCAAAatctcacaaaaaaaatgaactaagtGTGCGATCTACCTGTAATGGTATCCAGAAGAATCGATTGTCCATTCGATCACGTTTTCCCTTTCCTG CAGGAAATCAACTAAGCTTGGTTCCAACATCagagataattaattttacaagcAAACTGCTTTCAGAATCCCAAGTTAAAGTGCAGAGTAACACCCTGAAAATGCCGGCATTAATTTTGGATGAAAAAGAGAAGATGATTTCCAAGTTTGTATCCAGTAATGGGCTGGTTGAAGATCCCTTGGCTATTGAGAAAGAAAGGGCTATGATCAATCCTTGGACCCCAGAAGAGAGAGAAGTTTTCTTGGAGAAATTTGCTGCCTTTGGAAAAGATTTTCGGAAAATTGCTTCTTTTCTTGACCACAAGACAGCGGCTGACTGTGTTGAATTCTACTacaaaaatcataaatctgATTGTTTTGAGAAAATTAAGAAGCAAGATGGTTGTAAGCTTGGGAAGTCATATTCAGCAAAAACTGACTTGATTGCATCAG GTAACAAAAAATTGCGTACAGGAAGCTCACTTTTGGGTGGATATGGTAAAGTGAAGACATCAAGGGGTGAGGACTTCATAGAGAAATCAAGTAGTTTTGACATTCTTGGGGATGAAAGAGAAACTGCTGCTGCAGCTGATGTATTGGCTGGTATATGTGGTTCTCTTTCATCCGAGGCTATGAGTTCCTGCATAACAAGTTCAGTTGATCCTGTAGAAGGTAACAGGGATAGGAAGTTCCTGAAAGTAAACCCTTTATGCAAACCACCCATGACACCTGATGTTACTCAAGATGTTGATGATGAGACTTGCTCAGATGAGAGCTGTGGTGAAATGGATCCTACAGATTGGACTGATGATGAGAAGACTGCTTTTCTTCAGGCTGTATCATCCTTTGGGAAGGATTTTGCCAAGATAGCACGGTGTGTTGGGACAAGGTCCCAAGAACAGTGCAAAGTTTTCTTTAGCAAGGGCCGGAAATGCCTTGGATTAGATCTCATGCGCCCAATACCTGAGAATGTTGGATCCCCGGTTAATGATGATGCAAATGGGGGTGAGAGTGACACAGATGATGCATGTGTTGTTGAGACAGGCTCGGTGGTTGGAACTGATAAGTCAGGCACTAAAACAGATGAGGACCTGCCTTTGTATGGCACAAACACATACCATGATGAATCCCATCCTGTGGAAGCTAGGAACCTGTCAGCTGAATTAAATGAATCAAAGGAAATTATTGGGACAGAAGTAGATCTTGAAGATGCAAATGTCACTTCTGGTGCTTATCAAATCAATATTGATTCTGAACAGGGCTGTGATGGTAGTGAAGTTTTCTTGTGTGTTTCTAACAAGTCTGGATCTGTTGGTGAACAAGCAGGTATAATTATGTCAGATAGCACAGAAGTTGGAAAAGATAAAGCAAATAAATTGGGAGGTGCAGCTACAGAATTAATTTCTGCTCCAGATTCAAGTGAACCATGCGAGAGTAATTCTGTTGCTGAGGATAGAATGGTCGTTTCCGAGGTTTCTTCTGGTGGTCTTGGAAATGAATTGGAGAGGTATAGAGTGTCTGCTACCCTATGTGTTGATGATAGAGATAATAAATATGAAGCTGATTCAGGTGTTATAGTTGATTTGAAAAGCTCTGTGCATGATTTAAGCACTATGGTAAATTCTTCACTCTCATCTTTGGGCACTTCTTGTTCAGGATTGagtttttgttctgaaaataagCATGTGCCCCTTGGAAAGCCTCATGTCTCTGCATTGTCTATGGACGATCTTCTTGCAACTTCAAACTCATTGTTGCAAAATACAGTTGCTGTTGATGTTCAATGTGAGAAAACAGCTAGCCAAGATCAAATGTCCTCTACTTGTGATATTCAGGGAGGTAGAGATATGCACTGTCAGAATTCCATTAGCAATGCTGGCCATCAGCTCCCTATTACTGGGAATTTATCAGACCATGTTGATGCTGTTAGCATTCTCCAGGGATATCCCTTTCAAGTTCCTttgaagaaagaaatgaatGGCGATATGAATTGCAGCAGTTCAGCAACTGAATTGCCTTTTCTGCCCCATAAGATTGAACAGGATGATGATCATATCAAAACATTCCAGTCGTCAGATTCAGATAAAACATCCAGAAATGGTGATGTGAAACTGTTTGGGAAGATACTAACCAATCCTTCAACCACACAGAAACCTAATGTGGGTGCTAAAGGGAGTGAAGAAAATGGCACCCATCATCCTAAGTTAAGCAGCAAGTCTTCTAATCTGAAATTTACTGGCCATCATAGTGCTGAtggaaatttgaaaattttgaagtttGACCATAATGATTATGTTGGCCTTGAAAATGTTCTTGAAAATGTTCCCATGAGGAGTTATGGTTATTGGGATGGGAACCGAATACAGACTGGTCTCTCGACATTGCCTGATTCTGCCATCTTGCTAGCAAAGTATCCTGCTGCCTTCAGTAATTATCCCACATCTTCTGCCAAATTGGAGCAACCATCATTGCAGACATATTCCAAGAATAATGAACGGCTCCTGAATGGTGCACCCACTTTGACGACAACTAGAGACATCAATGGCAGCAATGCTGTGATTGATTATCAGGTGTTTAGAAGGGATGGTCCAAAAGTGCAACCATTTATGGTAGATGTCAAGCACTGCCAAGATGTATTCTCTGAGATGCAGAGAAGAAATGGATTCGAAGCAATCTCAAGTTTACAGCAGCAGAGCAGGGGAGTGATGGGAATGAATGGTGTTGGAAGACCGGGGATTCTTGTGGGAGGATCGTGCAGTGGGGTCTCAGATCCTGTGGCTGCAATCAAAATGCATTATTCCAATTCTGACAAGTATGGTGGTCAGACTGGGAGTATTGCAAGAGAGGATGAATCATGGGGAGGGAAAGGGGATTGA